From Paenibacillus physcomitrellae, the proteins below share one genomic window:
- a CDS encoding response regulator produces MNNKPVILVVEDDKPIRKLITTTLETQGYKYLTAHTGEASILETLSRAPDLMILDLGLPDIDGVEIIRKIRTWSNLPIIVVSARSEDRDKIEALDAGADDYLTKPFSVEELLARLRVSLRRIRNDSTKLLSDSSIYTNGSLKIDYSAGCVWLSGEEVHLTPSEYKILCLLAKNSGKVLTYNYMINEIWGSHSYDIPALRVFMATLRKKIEKTSSQNKFIQTHIGVGYRMLQLSEE; encoded by the coding sequence ATGAATAATAAACCGGTTATTCTGGTCGTGGAAGATGACAAGCCGATCCGGAAACTGATTACGACAACACTGGAAACCCAAGGTTATAAATATTTGACGGCGCATACGGGAGAGGCCTCTATTCTGGAGACGCTCTCCAGAGCGCCGGATTTGATGATTCTGGATTTGGGGCTGCCGGATATAGACGGGGTTGAAATTATCCGCAAGATCCGCACCTGGTCCAATTTGCCGATTATTGTGGTCAGCGCCCGCAGTGAAGACCGCGATAAAATCGAAGCGCTGGATGCGGGGGCGGACGATTATCTGACCAAACCGTTCAGCGTGGAAGAACTGCTCGCCCGGCTGAGAGTCAGTCTGCGGAGAATCCGGAACGACAGCACGAAGCTGCTGAGCGACTCTTCCATCTATACGAACGGCAGCCTCAAAATCGATTACAGCGCAGGCTGCGTCTGGTTGTCCGGGGAAGAGGTGCACCTGACGCCAAGCGAATACAAAATTCTGTGCCTGCTGGCCAAAAATTCCGGGAAAGTATTGACGTATAATTATATGATCAATGAAATCTGGGGCAGTCATTCGTATGACATTCCGGCCCTCCGGGTCTTTATGGCCACCTTGCGCAAGAAGATCGAAAAAACATCGTCCCAGAACAAGTTTATTCAGACGCATATCGGGGTCGGCTACCGGATGCTTCAGCTTTCCGAGGAATAA